From the Solanum pennellii chromosome 4, SPENNV200 genome, one window contains:
- the LOC114076798 gene encoding uncharacterized protein LOC114076798 — translation MEYHKEKKNGPWLSVPQFGHWDQKGVYPDYSMDFSKIRENRKQNKKDLSRASFGNENDLIFSTKSDANENDHHYHQNQSTTRMRRIFRYFNCCGKP, via the exons ATGGAATATCACAAAGAG aagaagaatgGACCATGGCTATCTGTGCCACAATTTGGACATTGGGATCAAAAGGGTGTCTACCCTGACTACTCAAtggatttttctaaaataagagaaaataggaaacaaaacaaaaaggacTTATCAAGAGCCAGTTTTGGAAATGAGAATGACCTCATTTTCTCTACCAAAAGTGATGCAAATGAGAATGATCATCATTACCATCAAAACCAATCTACAACT AGGATGAGAAGGATCTTTCGATATTTCAATTGCTGTGGAAAACCTTGA
- the LOC107017177 gene encoding monothiol glutaredoxin-S1-like: MDMVMKLGASSAVVIFTKSSCCISHSIETLIRSFGANPIVYELDTHPNGKQMEKALMELGCHPSVPAIFIGKELVGGANEIMSLNVRGKLKQLLIRANAIWI; this comes from the coding sequence ATGGATATGGTGATGAAGTTGGGAGCATCTAGCGCGGTGGTGATTTTCACCAAGAGTAGTTGTTGCATTTCTCACAGCATTGAAACCCTAATCCGCAGTTTTGGAGCAAACCCTATAGTTTACGAGCTTGATACACATCCAAATGGGAAGCAAATGGAGAAGGCATTGATGGAACTAGGGTGTCATCCAAGTGTACCAGCAATATTTATAGGGAAAGAGTTAGTTGGTGGTGCAAATGAGATAATGAGCCTTAATGTGAGGGGAAAGCTTAAACAATTGCTAATTAGGGCTAATGCCATTTGGATATAG
- the LOC107015747 gene encoding uncharacterized protein LOC107015747, translating into MSNSTSSLFTTPSQFLVQCNNPLIISGKLSFKIRASAASSSPSSTGVDLSNLQSAISKKDSNAVKGALDQLVEIGWSKKWGSQPYVSRRTTSLRELTTLGIKNAENLAIPSVRNDAAFLFTVVGTTGFLGVLAGQLPGDWGFFVPYLIGSISLVVLGIGSTSPALLQAAIDGFSSFFPDYQERIARHEAAHFLVSYLIGVPILGYSLDIGKEHVNLIDERLEKLIYSGQLDSKELDRLAVVAMAGLAAEGLKYDKVVGQSADLFTLQRFLNRSKPSLSKDQQQNLTRWAVLFAASLLKNNSKLHEALIAAMTNKASVVECIEAIEKAA; encoded by the exons atgtcaaattctaCATCATCTCTCTTCACTACGCCTTCTCAATTTTTAGTACAATGTAATAATCCATTaattatttctggaaaattgaGCTTCAAAATTCGAGCTTCAGCagcttcttcttctccttcatcAACTGGTGTTGATCTGTCAAACCTCCAAAGCGCCATTTCTAAG AAAGATAGTAATGCCGTAAAAGGGGCGCTTGATCAGCTAGTTGAAATCGGTTGGTCCAAAAAGTGGGGTTCTCAACCATATGTGTCACGTCGAACG ACATCTCTTAGAGAGCTGACAACTCTCGGAATAAAGAACGCAGAGAACCTTGCAATCCCAAGTGTCAGAAATGAT GCAGCTTTTCTGTTTACGGTGGTAGGCACAACTGGGTTTTTGGGAGTTCTTGCAGGGCAACTTCCTGGT GATTGGGGTTTCTTCGTTCCATACTTGATCGGGAGCATATCTTTAGTAGTTTTGGGAATCGGAAGTACTTCCCCAGC GCTCCTTCAAGCTGCCATTGATGGATTTTCATCCTTTTTTCCTGATTACCAGGAGAGAATCGCCAGACATGAAGCAGCTCATTTCTTAG TTTCCTACCTAATCGGTGTTCCGATACTTGGATATTCACTGGATATTGGGAAAGAGCATGTCAATTTAATTGATGAAAGGTTGGAAAAACTTATCTACAGTGGCCAGCTTGACTCAAAAGAACTTGACAG GTTGGCAGTGGTAGCGATGGCCGGGCTAGCAGCAGAAGGGCTGAAGTATGATAAAGTTGTCGGTCAATCAGCTGACCTATTCACTCTTCAg AGATTTCTAAACAGGAGCAAGCCGTCGCTTAGCAAAGACCAGCAGCAGAACCTTACAAGATGGGCG GTTTTATTTGCTGCTTCACTACTGAAAAATAATAGCAAGCTTCATGAAGCCCTAATAGCGGCAATGACAAACAAGGCATCGGTCGTAGAATGCATAGAAGCAATTGAGAAAGCAGCTTGA
- the LOC107016439 gene encoding monothiol glutaredoxin-S2-like yields MVMKLGAQSPVVIFSRSTCCISHTIETLIRNFGANPIVYELDRLQNGKELERALVELGCQQIVPVVFIGNELVGGSNEIMSLNIRGKLKQLLIKANAIWV; encoded by the coding sequence ATGGTGATGAAGTTGGGAGCACAAAGTCCAGTGGTGATTTTCAGTAGAAGCACTTGTTGCATTTCTCATACCATCGAAACCCTAATTCGCAATTTTGGAGCAAACCCTATTGTTTATGAGCTTGATAGACTTCAAAATGGGAAGGAATTAGAGAGGGCATTGGTTGAATTAGGGTGTCAACAAATTGTGCCTGTTGTGTTCATTGGAAATGAGTTAGTTGGAGGTTCTAATGAAATTATGAGTCTCAATATTAGAGGCAAGCTCAAGCAATTGCTCATAAAGGCTAATGCAATTTGGGTATAA